Within the Dehalococcoidia bacterium genome, the region CTGCTCGCGCACCACCTGCTGGCCTACTTCGAGATGTTCGAGCGCGACATCGGCCGCTTCGCGGACTGCTACGCGCGGACGGACGTGATGGGACTGGGCTCGGGCGCGCTGGCGGGCGTGCCTTACCCCATCGACCGGGAGATGGTTGCCCAGGAGCTCGAGTTCTCGGCCCTGTCAGCTAACAGCATCGACGCCGTCTCGGACCGCGACTTCGTCGCGGAGTACCTCGCGGCGGCGGCCATCGCGATGATGCACCTGTCCCGCCTGGCGGAAGAAGTAGTGCTCTGGTCGACCACCGAGTTCGGCTACGTGGAGCTGCCCGACGCGTTCTCGACGGGCTCGAGCATCATGCCGCAGAAGAAGAACCCGGACGTCGCCGAGCTCGCCCGGGGCAAGACCGGGCGTGTCTACGGCGCGCTGGTCTCCTTGCTCACGACCATGAAGGGGCTGCCGCTGGCTTATAACCGCGACATGCAAGAAGACAAGGCGCCGCTGTTCGAGGCTTACGACACGCTGACATCGAGCCTCGAAGTGATGTCGGAGCTGATGGTGAATCTGCGCTTCCGGCCGCTGAGGATGCGCCGCGGGTCCGAAGGCTACCTGCTGGCGACCGACATCGCGGATTATCTGACCCGGAAGGGCATGCCCTTCCGCGAGGCCCACAACATCGTTGGCCGGCTGGTGGCGTACGCGGAGGATGAAGGGCGGGACCTCAGCCGGATCAGCCTCGAGGAGTACCGGCGCTTCTCGCCGCTCTTCGAAGCGGACGTGCTGGAGATCGACGTCTGGACATCGGTTCGCTCGCGGGACGTCATCGGCGGCACGGCGCCGCGCCGCGTGTCGGCCGCCCTGCGCCGGGCGCGGGCGATCCTCCGGCGGCGCGAGGAGGCCTAGGGTGGTCAAGGTCGCGCCGTCCATCCTTACAGCGGACGTCGGGCGCCTGGCGGACCAGGTGAAGGAGGCCGTAGCCGCCGGGGCGGAGGTGATACACCTCGACGTCATGGACGGCCACTTCGTGCCGCCGATCACGCTCGGTCCGCTTTTCGTCGCGGCCGTGCGCAAGGCCGTGAGCGTGCCGCTGGACATCCACCTGATGGTCTCGAGGCCGGAGGAGCAGATCGCGCCCTTCAGAGACGCCGGCGGTGACATTCTGAGCTTTCACTACGAGGCCACGCCTCATCCGCACCGGCTTCTCGGCGAAGTGCGACGCCTCGGCGCCCTGGCCGGCATCTGCCTCAATCCCGGGACGCCCGTCTCGGCGCTGGCCGACGTCCTACCGGAGGCAGACCAGGTCGTCGTCATGACCGTCAACCCGGGTTGGGGTGGGCAGCCTTTCATCGAGGCGTGCCTCGAGAAGGTGAAGTGGCTTGCCGCCGAGCGCGCGCGGCGGTCATGGAACCTCGCGATCGAGGTCGATGGGGGCGTGAATCTGACGACCGCGCCTCGTTGCGTTGCGGCCGGGGCCGACGTCCTGGTCGCGGGCGCCGCCGTCTACAACGACAAGGGCTCCGTCGCGGAGAACATAGGGGCGCTCCTGGCCACGCTCCGCGGCTCGAAGAGCTAGCCGGGGCGCTCGATGTCCCGGGCGCACGCGGGTATGGACTCCCGGCGCCCTGGCGAGGGTCTCGGGGGAAGCGGGCAGCGGGCTAGCGGGTTGCGACCTTGGTTGTGCTGCGGAGGCAGCGCGTGCAGATCTTGAAGCGGCGCGTCTCGCCGTTGAGGGTCAGCTGCTGCACGTGCACGTTCGCCTTGAAGATCCGGTTCGTGCGCGGGGCACGGCGCTCCCACTTGCCTGAGTGCTGGTAGCGTATGTTGCGGCCGAAGGTCGTGCCCTTGCCGCAGACTTC harbors:
- the argH gene encoding argininosuccinate lyase, producing MPERGAPRRTGAGAKLWAGRFLEPTNPLVDAYTSSLDVDRRMAAEDVRGSIAHARMLAKQGIIPNEDAEKIIEGLTQVAREIETGTFEMDERLEDVHMNVEARLAQLIGPEAAGRLHTARSRNDQVVTDLRLWLKTAIAETIAALHDLERALVEVATENRRVVMPGYTHLQRAQPVLLAHHLLAYFEMFERDIGRFADCYARTDVMGLGSGALAGVPYPIDREMVAQELEFSALSANSIDAVSDRDFVAEYLAAAAIAMMHLSRLAEEVVLWSTTEFGYVELPDAFSTGSSIMPQKKNPDVAELARGKTGRVYGALVSLLTTMKGLPLAYNRDMQEDKAPLFEAYDTLTSSLEVMSELMVNLRFRPLRMRRGSEGYLLATDIADYLTRKGMPFREAHNIVGRLVAYAEDEGRDLSRISLEEYRRFSPLFEADVLEIDVWTSVRSRDVIGGTAPRRVSAALRRARAILRRREEA
- the rpe gene encoding ribulose-phosphate 3-epimerase, whose amino-acid sequence is MVKVAPSILTADVGRLADQVKEAVAAGAEVIHLDVMDGHFVPPITLGPLFVAAVRKAVSVPLDIHLMVSRPEEQIAPFRDAGGDILSFHYEATPHPHRLLGEVRRLGALAGICLNPGTPVSALADVLPEADQVVVMTVNPGWGGQPFIEACLEKVKWLAAERARRSWNLAIEVDGGVNLTTAPRCVAAGADVLVAGAAVYNDKGSVAENIGALLATLRGSKS
- a CDS encoding bL28 family ribosomal protein, which codes for MATKCEVCGKGTTFGRNIRYQHSGKWERRAPRTNRIFKANVHVQQLTLNGETRRFKICTRCLRSTTKVATR